Proteins found in one Oribacterium sp. oral taxon 102 genomic segment:
- a CDS encoding cation diffusion facilitator family transporter, with the protein MNGRTGNTERTRVAVQAGCIGILCNLLLFGGKLALGLWGNSISIMADAFNNLSDAGSSVIALLGSRMAGREADAEHPFGHGRIEYIAAFLVAFLLTEVGLKTLESSVRKLMHREALHFSGITLLLLFMSIAVKLGLALYYRTVARRIDSSVFRASASDSFQDMAITAATVLSLGVFRLTGWNIDAAVGLLLSLFVIWNGISILRETVAPLIGESNDPKLSCEIREIVEKHRGVYGSHDLVLHQYGPERYMGSIHVELDGAQSLRRAHALADHIERQIREETGVMLVIHTDPVQTDAEARDCRKRTERLLRAIRGDASLHDFRLRHTEDGREFEFDILLPWGLEKEEEQRITRELEKGLAESLQEKLRLRLHIDHPYTSARSDAESVEAERASAGIENRRE; encoded by the coding sequence ATGAACGGAAGAACCGGAAATACGGAAAGAACGAGGGTCGCGGTTCAGGCAGGCTGCATAGGGATACTATGCAACCTGCTTCTTTTTGGCGGTAAGCTCGCGCTCGGCCTCTGGGGAAACTCGATCTCAATCATGGCGGATGCCTTCAACAATCTCTCCGATGCCGGAAGCTCCGTCATCGCGCTGCTCGGCTCCAGAATGGCAGGGCGGGAAGCGGATGCGGAGCATCCCTTCGGGCATGGCAGGATCGAATATATCGCTGCCTTTCTTGTCGCTTTTCTGCTTACCGAGGTCGGACTGAAGACGCTGGAGAGCTCGGTCAGGAAGCTTATGCACCGGGAAGCACTGCATTTCAGCGGGATCACATTGCTTCTGCTTTTTATGTCGATCGCCGTGAAGCTGGGACTCGCGCTTTACTATCGAACGGTGGCGCGGCGTATCGATTCCTCCGTATTTCGCGCTTCGGCATCGGATTCCTTTCAGGATATGGCGATCACAGCGGCGACTGTGCTGAGCCTCGGCGTCTTCCGCCTGACCGGATGGAATATCGACGCGGCAGTCGGGCTCCTGCTCTCCCTCTTCGTCATCTGGAATGGCATTTCCATCCTGCGGGAGACGGTCGCGCCGCTGATCGGGGAGAGCAATGATCCGAAGCTCTCCTGTGAGATCCGGGAGATCGTGGAGAAGCACCGCGGCGTATATGGGAGCCATGATCTGGTGCTGCACCAGTACGGACCGGAGCGCTATATGGGGAGCATCCATGTCGAGCTGGACGGGGCGCAGAGCCTGCGGAGGGCGCATGCGCTGGCGGATCATATCGAGCGGCAGATCCGGGAGGAGACCGGCGTCATGCTGGTGATCCATACGGATCCGGTGCAGACTGACGCGGAGGCACGGGACTGCCGTAAGCGGACCGAGCGGCTTCTTCGGGCGATCCGTGGAGATGCGAGTCTTCATGATTTCCGGCTCCGGCACACAGAGGACGGACGGGAGTTTGAGTTCGATATTTTACTGCCCTGGGGTCTGGAAAAGGAGGAGGAGCAGAGAATCACGCGGGAGCTGGAGAAGGGACTCGCGGAGAGCCTGCAGGAAAAGCTGCGTCTCCGGCTGCATATAGACCACCCCTACACCTCTGCCCGCTCCGATGCGGAGAGCGTGGAGGCGGAGAGAGCATCTGCAGGGATAGAGAACAGGAGGGAATGA
- the mscL gene encoding large conductance mechanosensitive channel protein MscL yields MKGFLKEFKEFAFKGNMIDLAVGMIIGSAFTALVKDLVDDLVMPLISLVTGKIDFENMFIPLAGQTTRVYAEAAAEGSVLAYGSFLTAIINFLIMAMVVFLFVKQMNRLRKLNEKTEAPAEPKEKECPYCRTMIPIAASRCPHCTSELTKS; encoded by the coding sequence ATGAAGGGTTTTCTGAAGGAATTTAAGGAATTCGCATTTAAGGGGAATATGATCGATCTCGCGGTAGGTATGATCATCGGCTCCGCGTTCACCGCGCTGGTCAAGGATCTGGTGGATGATCTCGTGATGCCGCTGATTTCTCTGGTCACGGGGAAGATCGATTTCGAGAATATGTTCATTCCGCTCGCAGGACAGACCACGAGAGTCTATGCGGAGGCGGCGGCAGAGGGCTCCGTGCTCGCCTATGGCTCCTTCCTCACGGCGATCATCAATTTCCTGATCATGGCAATGGTGGTTTTTCTCTTCGTGAAGCAGATGAACCGGCTGCGTAAGCTCAATGAGAAGACGGAGGCTCCGGCGGAGCCGAAGGAGAAGGAGTGCCCGTATTGCAGGACAATGATCCCGATTGCCGCCAGCAGATGTCCGCACTGCACCTCTGAATTAACGAAGAGCTGA
- the queA gene encoding tRNA preQ1(34) S-adenosylmethionine ribosyltransferase-isomerase QueA — protein MNTKDFWFDLPEELIAQDPLEERSSSRLLVMDRESGGIRHRHFYDIPEYLRAGDCLVINDTKVIPARLHGVKAETGAHAEILLLKRRTKDEWECLVKPGKKLRNGACIVFGEGLLMGEIVDTIDDGNRIIRFRYEGIFEEVLDRLGEMPLPPYIHRQLSDKTRYNTVYAEHDGSAAAPTAGLHWTKELLEKVREKGVEIAHVTLHVGLGTFRPVKSDTVEAHHMHSEFFIIDEENAAKMNACRAGGGRLICTGTTSCRTIESAALPDGTIPAKSGWTQIFIYPGYRFKAMDGLITNFHLPESTLIMLVSAFAGREHVLNAYRAAVQEHYRFFSFGDACLFL, from the coding sequence ATGAATACAAAGGACTTTTGGTTTGATCTGCCGGAGGAGCTGATCGCGCAGGATCCGCTGGAGGAGCGTTCGAGCTCGCGTCTTCTGGTCATGGACAGGGAGAGCGGCGGGATCCGGCACCGGCATTTCTATGATATACCGGAATATCTCAGAGCGGGAGACTGCCTCGTCATCAATGATACGAAGGTAATCCCGGCGCGGCTTCACGGCGTGAAGGCGGAGACCGGAGCGCATGCGGAGATCCTCCTCCTGAAACGAAGGACGAAGGATGAGTGGGAATGTCTGGTGAAGCCGGGAAAGAAGCTCCGGAACGGTGCATGCATTGTATTCGGAGAGGGGCTGCTGATGGGAGAGATCGTCGATACCATCGACGACGGGAACCGCATTATCCGCTTCCGCTATGAGGGGATATTCGAGGAGGTGCTGGACCGGCTCGGGGAGATGCCGCTGCCTCCCTATATCCACAGGCAGCTTTCGGACAAGACGCGCTACAATACCGTCTATGCGGAGCATGACGGCTCGGCGGCGGCGCCTACGGCGGGGCTGCATTGGACGAAGGAGCTGCTGGAAAAGGTGCGGGAAAAGGGCGTGGAAATCGCTCATGTCACACTGCACGTCGGGCTGGGCACCTTCCGTCCGGTGAAGTCCGATACTGTCGAGGCGCATCACATGCACTCGGAGTTCTTCATCATCGACGAGGAGAATGCCGCGAAGATGAATGCCTGCAGGGCAGGGGGCGGACGGCTGATCTGCACTGGTACGACCTCGTGCCGGACGATCGAGTCCGCGGCGCTGCCGGATGGAACGATTCCGGCGAAGAGCGGCTGGACGCAGATCTTCATCTATCCGGGCTATCGCTTCAAGGCGATGGACGGACTGATCACGAATTTCCATCTGCCGGAATCGACGCTTATCATGCTGGTTTCTGCATTTGCGGGAAGAGAGCATGTGCTGAACGCGTACCGGGCAGCGGTGCAGGAGCACTACCGCTTCTTCTCATTCGGAGATGCCTGTTTGTTCCTGTAG
- the tuf gene encoding elongation factor Tu, whose amino-acid sequence MAKAHFDRTKPHCNIGTIGHVDHGKTTLTAAITKVLAERVEGNSATDFANIDKAPEERERGITINTSHVEYSTKARHYAHVDCPGHADYVKNMITGAAQMDGAILVVAATDGVMAQTREHILLARQVGVPAIVVFMNKCDMVDDPELLELVEMEVRDLLTEYDFPGDEVPVIKGSALQALNDPSSEWGDKIMELMDAVDTYIPEPQRETDKPFLMPVEDIFTITGRGTVATGRVERGTLHVSDEVEIVGIHEDTLKSVITGIEMFRKQLDEAMAGDNVGLLLRGINRDQIERGQVLCKPGTVKCHTKFTAQVYVLTKDEGGRHTPFFTNYRPQFYFRTTDVTGVCHLPEGTEMCMPGDNTEMSVELIHPIAMEEGLRFAIREGGRTVGSGRVVKIVE is encoded by the coding sequence ATGGCAAAGGCACATTTTGACCGCACGAAGCCGCATTGCAACATCGGTACCATCGGGCACGTTGACCATGGCAAGACGACCCTTACGGCTGCAATTACCAAGGTTCTTGCAGAGCGTGTAGAGGGGAACTCCGCTACGGATTTCGCCAACATCGATAAGGCACCGGAGGAGAGAGAGCGTGGAATCACGATCAATACCTCTCACGTTGAGTATTCTACGAAGGCAAGACATTATGCGCACGTTGACTGCCCGGGGCATGCCGACTACGTTAAGAACATGATCACCGGTGCTGCACAGATGGACGGTGCAATTCTCGTCGTAGCTGCAACCGACGGTGTTATGGCGCAGACCAGAGAGCACATTCTGCTTGCGCGTCAGGTAGGCGTTCCGGCTATCGTTGTATTCATGAACAAGTGCGATATGGTTGACGATCCGGAGCTTCTCGAGCTCGTTGAGATGGAGGTCAGAGACCTGCTTACCGAGTACGATTTCCCGGGCGATGAGGTTCCGGTTATCAAGGGCTCTGCTCTGCAGGCGCTGAACGACCCGTCCTCTGAGTGGGGTGATAAGATCATGGAGCTCATGGATGCCGTAGATACCTACATTCCGGAGCCGCAGCGTGAGACCGACAAGCCGTTCCTGATGCCTGTCGAGGATATCTTCACCATCACCGGTCGTGGCACCGTAGCAACCGGAAGAGTAGAGCGTGGTACGCTTCACGTTTCCGACGAGGTTGAGATCGTTGGTATCCACGAGGATACGCTGAAGTCCGTTATCACCGGTATCGAGATGTTCCGTAAGCAGCTCGACGAGGCAATGGCAGGTGATAATGTAGGTCTTCTCCTCAGAGGTATCAACCGTGACCAGATTGAGAGAGGACAGGTTCTCTGCAAGCCGGGTACGGTAAAGTGCCACACGAAGTTCACGGCACAGGTTTACGTCCTGACCAAGGACGAGGGCGGACGTCATACTCCGTTCTTCACCAACTACCGTCCGCAGTTCTACTTCAGAACGACTGACGTTACCGGCGTTTGCCATCTCCCGGAGGGCACGGAGATGTGCATGCCCGGAGATAACACCGAGATGAGCGTCGAGCTGATCCACCCGATCGCCATGGAGGAGGGACTTCGTTTCGCCATCCGTGAGGGCGGCAGAACCGTTGGTTCCGGAAGAGTTGTAAAGATCGTTGAGTAA
- the fusA gene encoding elongation factor G encodes MAERQYSLEHTRNIGIMAHIDAGKTTLSERILFYTGVNHKIGETHEGSATMDWMAQEQERGITITSAATTCHWTPEFEHKKIAGAPEYRINIIDTPGHVDFTVEVERSLRVLDGAVGVFDAKSGVEPQSENVWRQADTYHVPRIAFINKMDIVGADFFHSVQTIVDRLGKNCVITQVPMGAEDSFVGVIDLFEMRAYHYLDDKGEQIDIRDISDEYKDIAEEYHEKMVEQISELDDELMEKYLEGEEITVPELKAALRKGTIAGDAVPCLCGTAYRNKGVQKLLDAVIDFLPAPTDVPDITGTDLDGNPDSRPSSDNAPFAALAFKIMTDPFVGKLAYFRVYSGVLKTGSYVLNSTKEKKERVGRLLQMHANKRTELDEVFSGDIAAAVGFKMTTTGDTICDEQHPIILESMEFPEPVISVAIEPKTKVSQGKMSDALAKLAEEDPTFRVRTNEETGQTIISGMGELHLEIIVDRLLREFKVEANVGAPEVAYKETFTKSVDVEGKYVHQSGGSGMYGHCKVKFEPMDANGEELFKFESTVVGGSIPKEYIPAIEKGIRNASMSGVLAGFPVLGVHANVYDGSYHEVDSNERAFEFAGSMAFKAAMAKADPILLEPIMKVEITTPEEYMGNVIGDVNSRRGRIESMEDIPSGKQINGYVPLSEMFGYSTDLRSKTQGRANYSMFFDHYEKCPKNIQDKVLSNLKK; translated from the coding sequence TTGGCTGAGAGACAGTATTCACTTGAGCATACAAGAAATATTGGTATTATGGCGCACATCGACGCCGGTAAGACCACTCTTTCAGAGCGTATCCTCTTCTATACCGGTGTAAACCACAAGATCGGTGAGACCCACGAGGGCTCTGCCACCATGGACTGGATGGCGCAGGAGCAGGAGAGAGGCATCACGATCACTTCAGCCGCTACGACCTGTCACTGGACACCGGAGTTTGAGCACAAGAAGATCGCCGGCGCACCGGAGTACCGCATCAATATCATTGATACCCCGGGGCACGTGGACTTCACGGTTGAGGTGGAGCGTTCCCTGAGGGTTCTCGACGGTGCTGTCGGCGTTTTCGACGCGAAGAGCGGCGTAGAGCCTCAGTCTGAGAACGTATGGCGGCAGGCGGACACCTATCATGTCCCGCGTATCGCGTTCATTAACAAGATGGATATCGTAGGCGCGGATTTCTTCCATTCCGTACAGACGATCGTAGACCGTCTCGGGAAGAACTGCGTCATCACGCAGGTTCCGATGGGCGCGGAGGACAGCTTCGTGGGCGTCATCGACCTCTTCGAGATGAGAGCCTACCATTATCTGGATGACAAGGGAGAGCAGATCGACATCCGGGACATTTCCGACGAGTACAAGGATATCGCCGAGGAATATCACGAGAAGATGGTGGAGCAGATCTCCGAGCTGGATGATGAGCTGATGGAGAAGTATCTGGAGGGTGAGGAGATCACCGTTCCCGAGCTCAAGGCAGCGCTTCGCAAGGGCACCATTGCCGGCGATGCGGTTCCCTGTCTCTGCGGAACGGCTTACCGCAACAAGGGCGTACAGAAGCTTCTGGATGCCGTGATCGATTTCCTTCCGGCACCGACAGATGTTCCGGATATTACCGGTACCGATCTGGACGGCAATCCGGACAGCAGACCGTCCTCGGACAATGCGCCGTTCGCAGCGCTTGCTTTCAAGATCATGACCGACCCGTTCGTCGGAAAGCTGGCATACTTCCGCGTATATTCCGGCGTGCTGAAGACCGGCTCCTATGTCCTGAACTCTACGAAGGAGAAGAAGGAGAGAGTCGGCAGACTTCTGCAGATGCATGCCAACAAGAGAACCGAGCTGGACGAGGTTTTCTCCGGAGATATCGCTGCAGCAGTCGGCTTCAAGATGACGACGACAGGCGATACGATCTGCGATGAGCAGCATCCGATCATCCTCGAGTCCATGGAATTCCCGGAGCCGGTTATCTCGGTCGCTATCGAGCCGAAGACCAAGGTGTCGCAGGGCAAGATGTCCGATGCGCTTGCGAAGCTCGCCGAGGAGGATCCGACCTTCCGTGTGCGGACCAACGAGGAGACCGGGCAGACCATCATCTCCGGTATGGGAGAGCTTCATCTCGAGATCATCGTAGACAGACTGCTGCGTGAGTTCAAGGTCGAGGCAAACGTAGGTGCGCCCGAGGTTGCGTACAAGGAGACCTTCACCAAGTCTGTGGATGTCGAAGGAAAGTACGTTCACCAGTCCGGCGGGTCCGGTATGTACGGACACTGTAAGGTCAAGTTCGAGCCGATGGATGCGAACGGCGAGGAGCTCTTCAAGTTCGAGTCCACTGTTGTCGGCGGCTCGATTCCGAAGGAGTATATCCCGGCGATCGAGAAGGGCATCCGGAACGCTTCCATGTCCGGCGTGCTCGCGGGCTTCCCGGTACTCGGCGTTCACGCCAATGTATACGACGGCTCCTACCACGAGGTCGATTCCAATGAGCGTGCCTTCGAGTTCGCCGGTTCCATGGCGTTCAAGGCGGCTATGGCGAAGGCGGATCCGATCCTCCTCGAGCCGATCATGAAGGTGGAGATCACGACGCCGGAGGAGTACATGGGGAATGTCATCGGCGATGTGAATTCCCGCCGCGGCAGGATCGAGTCCATGGAGGATATTCCGTCCGGAAAGCAGATCAACGGATACGTTCCGCTCTCCGAGATGTTCGGATATTCCACGGATCTTCGTTCCAAGACACAGGGACGCGCGAACTACTCCATGTTCTTCGACCACTATGAGAAGTGCCCGAAGAATATTCAGGATAAGGTGCTTTCCAACCTGAAGAAGTAA
- the rpsG gene encoding 30S ribosomal protein S7 — translation MPRKGHTLHREVLADPVYNSKLVTKLVNSIMLDGKKGVAQKIVYGAFEQVKEKAGKDALEVFEEAMNNIMPVLEVKAKRVGGATYQVPMEVKPERRQTLALRWLKEFSRKRSEKTQADRLANEIMDAANNTGAAVKRKEEMHRMAEANKAFAHYRF, via the coding sequence GTGCCACGTAAAGGACATACTCTACACAGAGAAGTTCTGGCAGACCCGGTGTATAATTCCAAGCTCGTTACGAAGCTTGTGAATTCCATCATGCTGGATGGCAAGAAGGGTGTTGCACAGAAGATCGTTTATGGCGCCTTCGAGCAGGTGAAGGAAAAGGCCGGCAAGGACGCGCTCGAGGTTTTCGAGGAGGCAATGAACAACATCATGCCTGTTCTCGAGGTAAAGGCAAAGCGTGTCGGCGGCGCTACCTATCAGGTGCCGATGGAGGTGAAGCCGGAGAGAAGGCAGACCCTTGCTCTCAGATGGCTGAAGGAATTCTCGAGAAAGAGATCCGAGAAGACGCAGGCAGACCGGCTTGCGAATGAGATTATGGATGCTGCGAACAACACCGGCGCAGCAGTAAAGCGTAAAGAGGAGATGCACAGGATGGCTGAGGCCAATAAGGCATTTGCTCATTACAGATTCTAA
- the rpsL gene encoding 30S ribosomal protein S12, producing MPTFNQLVRKGRETSKKKSAAPALQRGFNSLRKKATTNNAPQKRGVCTAVKTATPKKPNSALRKIARVRLSNGIEVTSYIPGEGHNLQEHSVVMIRGGRVKDLPGTRYHIIRGTLDTAGVAKRMQARSKYGAKRPKAAKK from the coding sequence ATGCCAACATTTAACCAGTTAGTCAGAAAGGGCAGAGAGACATCTAAGAAGAAGTCTGCTGCACCAGCGCTTCAGAGAGGATTCAATTCCCTCAGGAAGAAGGCGACTACGAACAATGCTCCGCAGAAGCGCGGCGTATGTACCGCAGTGAAGACTGCTACGCCGAAGAAGCCGAACTCGGCGCTTCGTAAGATCGCCAGAGTACGTCTGTCCAACGGAATCGAGGTTACATCCTACATTCCGGGCGAGGGACACAATCTTCAGGAGCACTCTGTTGTTATGATCCGCGGCGGCCGTGTGAAGGATCTGCCGGGTACCAGATATCATATCATCAGAGGAACGCTGGATACCGCCGGCGTTGCCAAGAGAATGCAGGCGCGCTCCAAGTACGGCGCGAAGCGTCCGAAGGCCGCTAAGAAGTAA
- the rpoC gene encoding DNA-directed RNA polymerase subunit beta' produces the protein MAQLENVNEPVQFDSIKIGLASPEKIMEWSFGEVKKPETINYRTLKPEKDGLFCERIFGPVKDWECHCGKYKKIRYKGVICDRCGVEVTKSSVRRERMGHIALAAPVSHIWYFKGIPSRMGLILDISPRTLERVLYFASYVVLDAKDTGLSYKQVLSEKEYRDAVEQYGYGTFRAGMGAEAVLELLRAIDLEKEYRELRTELDESSGQKRTRIVKRLEVVEAFRSSGNRPEWMILTNLPVIPPDLRPMVQLDGGRFATSDLNDLYRRIINRNNRLARLLELGAPEIIVRNEKRMLQEAVDALIDNGRRGRPVTGPGNRALKSLSDMLKGKQGRFRQNLLGKRVDYSGRSVIVVGPELKIYQCGVPKEMAIELFKPFVMKELVATGKAHNIKNAKKMVERLDPQVWDILEDVIKEHPVMLNRAPTLHRLGIQAFEPILVEGKAIKLHPLVCAAFNADFDGDQMAIHLPLTQEAQAECRFMLLSPNNLLKPSDGGVVAVPSQDMVLGVYYLTQDRDGDRGEGMSFRSINEAILAYENGFVTLHAKVKCRVERSICCEDGTVEHREGLVETTVGRLLFNEIIPQDLGFVDRSVPGNALLPEINFLVKKKNLKQILERVMDVHGATQTALTLDDIKAIGYKYSTKAAMTVSINDMTVPESKQTLLQEAQNTVDKIARNFRRGLITEEERYKEVIETWKDTDEQLTQDLLNGLDKYNNIYMMADSGARGSDKQIKQLAGMRGLMADTTGRTIELPIKSNFREGLDVLEYFISAHGARKGMSDTALRTADSGYLTRRLVDVTQDLIVRDLDCAAERDTIPSLEITELSDGQEKIESLEERITGRYLAETVTDPDTGAIVIKADHMVTPKRAPKIIAALNKAGKKSVRIRSVLTCRSKNGICAKCYGANLATGQPVQVGEAVGIIAAQSIGEPGTQLTMRTFHSGGVAGGDITQGLPRVEELFEARRPKGLAILTEISGTVKIESKENKREVIVTDNENQQSKTYLIPYGSRLKVQDGQLLEAGDVLTEGSINPHDLLKVKGVKAVQEYMISEVQRVYRLQGVEINDKHIEMIVHQMMKKERINEANDSDFIPGTAVDRLEFEDENERLVKEGKTPAEGTRTMLGITKASLATDSFMSAASFQETTKVLTEAAINGKVDHLVGLKENVIIGKLIPAGTGMRRYRNIKLSTDTAELLDSGELLTADEAFDVDAESVENTAEAEKLERELQNEL, from the coding sequence ATGGCACAACTTGAGAATGTAAATGAGCCTGTTCAGTTCGATTCCATCAAGATTGGCTTGGCCTCACCGGAAAAGATTATGGAGTGGTCCTTCGGCGAGGTGAAGAAGCCGGAGACCATCAACTACAGGACGCTGAAGCCGGAGAAGGACGGCCTTTTCTGCGAGCGGATCTTCGGGCCGGTGAAGGACTGGGAGTGCCACTGCGGCAAGTACAAGAAGATCCGCTACAAGGGCGTGATCTGTGACCGCTGTGGAGTAGAGGTCACGAAATCCTCCGTTCGGCGTGAGAGAATGGGACACATCGCTCTCGCTGCGCCGGTATCCCATATCTGGTACTTCAAAGGAATCCCGTCCCGGATGGGACTGATCCTCGACATCAGCCCGCGTACGCTGGAGCGCGTGCTCTATTTCGCCTCCTATGTGGTGCTGGATGCGAAGGACACGGGACTCAGCTACAAGCAGGTGCTCTCCGAGAAGGAATACCGGGACGCCGTGGAGCAGTACGGCTACGGCACTTTCCGTGCCGGTATGGGTGCGGAGGCGGTACTGGAGCTGCTTCGGGCTATCGATCTGGAGAAGGAGTACAGGGAGCTCCGCACCGAGCTGGATGAGTCCTCGGGACAGAAGAGAACCCGTATTGTCAAGCGGCTCGAGGTAGTCGAGGCGTTCCGTTCCTCCGGCAACCGTCCGGAGTGGATGATTCTCACGAATCTCCCGGTCATTCCGCCGGATCTTCGTCCGATGGTGCAGCTGGACGGCGGCCGCTTCGCGACCTCGGATCTGAATGACCTTTACCGCCGCATTATCAACAGAAACAACCGTCTGGCACGGCTCCTCGAACTCGGTGCGCCGGAGATCATCGTCCGGAATGAGAAGAGAATGCTGCAGGAGGCGGTAGATGCCCTGATCGACAATGGAAGGCGCGGACGCCCGGTCACCGGACCGGGGAACAGGGCGCTGAAGTCCCTTTCCGACATGCTGAAGGGAAAGCAGGGACGTTTCCGTCAGAACCTGCTCGGCAAGCGGGTAGACTATTCCGGACGTTCCGTTATCGTCGTAGGTCCGGAGCTGAAGATTTATCAGTGCGGCGTGCCGAAGGAGATGGCGATCGAGCTTTTCAAGCCCTTCGTAATGAAGGAGCTCGTCGCGACCGGTAAGGCGCACAATATCAAGAACGCCAAGAAAATGGTGGAGCGTCTCGATCCGCAGGTCTGGGATATCCTTGAGGATGTGATCAAGGAGCATCCGGTCATGCTGAACCGTGCTCCCACGCTGCACAGACTCGGTATTCAGGCGTTTGAACCGATCCTCGTAGAGGGTAAGGCGATCAAGCTGCATCCGCTCGTATGCGCCGCCTTCAATGCGGATTTCGACGGGGATCAGATGGCGATCCATCTTCCGCTGACGCAGGAGGCACAGGCAGAGTGCCGCTTCATGCTGCTCTCTCCGAACAACCTTCTGAAGCCGTCGGACGGAGGCGTGGTTGCCGTTCCGTCGCAGGATATGGTGCTGGGCGTATACTACCTTACGCAGGATCGAGACGGCGACCGCGGAGAGGGGATGAGCTTCCGCTCGATCAACGAGGCAATCCTTGCCTATGAGAACGGCTTTGTGACGCTGCATGCGAAGGTCAAGTGCCGCGTGGAGCGCAGCATCTGCTGTGAGGATGGAACGGTGGAGCATAGGGAGGGACTCGTGGAAACGACGGTCGGGAGACTGCTTTTCAATGAGATCATCCCGCAGGATCTCGGCTTCGTGGACAGATCGGTTCCGGGCAATGCACTGCTCCCGGAGATTAACTTCCTCGTGAAGAAGAAGAATCTGAAGCAGATCCTTGAGAGGGTCATGGATGTACACGGTGCGACGCAAACGGCGCTGACGCTGGATGATATCAAGGCGATCGGCTACAAGTATTCCACCAAGGCGGCGATGACCGTATCCATCAACGATATGACGGTGCCGGAGAGCAAGCAGACACTCCTGCAGGAGGCGCAGAACACTGTGGACAAGATCGCACGGAACTTCCGGAGAGGTCTGATCACGGAGGAGGAGCGCTACAAGGAGGTCATCGAGACCTGGAAGGATACCGACGAGCAGCTGACGCAGGATCTTCTGAATGGGCTCGATAAATACAATAACATTTACATGATGGCGGATTCCGGGGCGCGAGGCTCCGACAAGCAGATCAAGCAGCTTGCGGGAATGCGCGGACTCATGGCGGATACGACGGGGCGTACCATCGAACTCCCGATCAAGTCCAATTTCCGTGAGGGGCTGGACGTGCTGGAGTACTTTATTTCTGCACACGGCGCGCGGAAGGGAATGTCCGATACGGCGCTGCGTACCGCCGATTCCGGATATCTGACCAGACGTCTCGTGGATGTCACGCAGGATCTGATCGTCCGCGATCTGGACTGCGCGGCGGAGCGGGATACGATCCCTTCTCTGGAGATCACGGAGCTCTCTGACGGACAGGAGAAGATCGAGTCCCTCGAGGAGAGAATCACGGGACGCTATCTCGCCGAGACCGTTACGGATCCGGATACCGGAGCCATCGTCATCAAGGCGGATCACATGGTGACGCCGAAGAGAGCGCCGAAGATTATCGCGGCGCTGAACAAGGCGGGCAAGAAATCCGTCCGCATCAGGAGCGTGCTGACCTGCCGTTCCAAGAACGGGATCTGCGCGAAGTGCTACGGTGCAAACCTCGCGACCGGGCAGCCGGTACAGGTCGGAGAGGCTGTCGGCATCATCGCGGCACAGTCCATCGGTGAGCCGGGCACGCAGCTGACCATGCGTACCTTCCACTCCGGCGGCGTAGCGGGCGGAGATATCACGCAGGGTCTCCCGCGAGTAGAGGAGCTGTTCGAGGCGAGGAGACCGAAGGGACTTGCGATCCTGACCGAGATTTCCGGCACTGTGAAGATTGAGAGCAAGGAGAACAAGCGCGAGGTTATCGTGACCGACAATGAGAACCAGCAGTCCAAGACCTACCTGATTCCCTACGGCAGCCGCCTGAAGGTACAGGACGGACAGCTGCTCGAGGCGGGCGATGTCCTGACCGAGGGCTCCATCAATCCGCATGACCTCCTGAAGGTAAAGGGGGTCAAGGCGGTGCAGGAGTACATGATCTCCGAGGTGCAGCGCGTGTATCGTCTGCAGGGCGTAGAGATCAACGATAAGCATATCGAGATGATCGTACACCAGATGATGAAGAAGGAGCGGATCAACGAAGCGAATGACTCTGACTTCATTCCGGGGACTGCGGTAGACCGTCTGGAATTCGAGGATGAGAATGAGCGGCTCGTGAAGGAGGGCAAGACGCCGGCAGAGGGCACCAGAACCATGCTCGGCATCACCAAGGCGTCCCTCGCCACCGACTCCTTCATGTCCGCCGCCTCCTTCCAGGAGACGACCAAGGTGCTGACCGAGGCGGCGATCAACGGCAAGGTGGATCACCTCGTCGGCCTCAAGGAGAATGTCATCATCGGTAAGCTGATCCCGGCGGGAACCGGCATGCGGAGATACCGGAACATCAAGCTCTCGACGGACACGGCAGAGCTTTTGGACAGCGGCGAGCTCCTCACGGCGGATGAAGCATTCGATGTCGATGCCGAGTCTGTGGAGAACACGGCGGAGGCGGAGAAGCTGGAGAGAGAGCTTCAAAATGAGCTCTGA